A single window of Usitatibacter rugosus DNA harbors:
- a CDS encoding cytidylate kinase family protein, whose product MAVIAMTQEMATLGKDVALGVCEALGLQQVRHEVGDVVAGKMQVKKSLIRRIREGKAGTIEKWSADEKTISIFTADEVYDLALKGNVLIRGWGATLLLHSVPHIPCVQVCAPMDLRVKRLMERLQTDDEALARQEIKTDDAARAARMGEMFKIEWGDPTLYDLTLNTERVPIADCVDTVVRMAKSAAFQETPASRQKLADMALQARARAALRADDRTSDVEISIDVSGGRVALRGIVANDKERERVHAVIEGLAGVAGIDDELRTMAGGLYRFPSQLKDKG is encoded by the coding sequence ATGGCCGTCATCGCGATGACCCAGGAAATGGCCACGCTCGGCAAGGACGTGGCGCTCGGCGTGTGCGAGGCCCTCGGGCTGCAGCAGGTCCGCCACGAGGTCGGCGACGTCGTGGCCGGCAAGATGCAGGTGAAGAAAAGCCTCATCCGCCGCATCCGCGAGGGCAAGGCCGGCACGATCGAGAAGTGGTCGGCCGACGAGAAGACCATCTCGATCTTCACCGCCGACGAGGTCTACGACCTCGCGCTCAAGGGCAACGTCCTCATCCGCGGCTGGGGCGCCACGCTCCTGCTGCATTCCGTGCCGCACATCCCGTGCGTCCAGGTGTGCGCCCCGATGGATCTTCGCGTGAAGCGGCTGATGGAGCGCCTGCAGACCGACGACGAGGCCCTCGCCCGCCAGGAGATCAAGACCGACGATGCGGCGCGCGCCGCGCGCATGGGCGAGATGTTCAAGATCGAATGGGGCGATCCCACGCTCTACGACCTCACGCTCAACACGGAGCGCGTCCCGATCGCCGATTGCGTCGACACGGTCGTGCGCATGGCGAAGAGCGCGGCTTTCCAGGAAACACCTGCCTCGCGCCAGAAGCTGGCCGACATGGCCCTCCAGGCGAGGGCGCGTGCGGCGCTGCGGGCGGACGATCGCACCTCGGATGTCGAGATCTCGATCGACGTGTCGGGCGGCCGGGTCGCGCTCCGCGGCATCGTGGCCAACGACAAGGAGCGCGAGCGCGTCCACGCGGTGATCGAGGGGCTGGCGGGCGTGGCCGGCATCGACGACGAGCTGCGGACGATGGCCGGCGGCCTTTACCGCTTCCCGTCGCAGCTGAAGGACAAGGGCTAG
- the frc gene encoding formyl-CoA transferase — MTHVQAGPTCSQLLAWMGADVIKFEPPQGDATRGQLRDVPNADSLYFTMLNCNKRSITVNMKSAEGKAVFVDLLKKCDIMMENFGPGVLERLGFTWDKIHEINPKIVVGSIKGFGSSGPYSDFKAYENVAQAMGGAMSTTGVPDGAPFVTGAQIGDSGTGLHLAIGLLAALHQATRTGQGQYVEVAMMDGVMNLCRVKFRDHQRLTRQSLAEFSVPTYQNMGDVPRAGNDSGGGQLGNAVHCKPHGANDYLYVVVQEAVWTALANRIGPDVGVPDLAADPRVATIVERRKNQQLVWTLLNKFAEKYTKRELMAILNPLDVPCGPIMSTTDLATDEHVKGRDMWVELDHPQRGKWFNVGMPIKLSASPAKIERSPLLGEHTDDVLKNVLGYDDAKVNSLKGAGAFSAPPKKAA; from the coding sequence ATGACCCACGTGCAGGCGGGTCCGACGTGCTCGCAGCTGCTCGCGTGGATGGGCGCGGATGTCATCAAATTCGAGCCGCCGCAGGGCGACGCCACGCGCGGGCAGCTGCGCGACGTGCCCAATGCGGATTCGCTCTACTTCACGATGCTGAACTGCAACAAGCGCTCGATCACCGTCAACATGAAGAGCGCCGAGGGCAAGGCGGTGTTCGTGGACCTGCTGAAGAAGTGCGACATCATGATGGAGAACTTCGGCCCCGGCGTGCTCGAGCGCCTCGGCTTCACGTGGGACAAGATCCACGAGATCAACCCGAAGATCGTCGTGGGATCCATCAAGGGCTTCGGCTCCTCCGGCCCGTACTCCGACTTCAAGGCCTACGAGAACGTCGCGCAGGCGATGGGCGGGGCCATGAGCACGACGGGTGTGCCCGATGGAGCCCCGTTCGTGACCGGCGCGCAGATCGGCGACTCGGGCACGGGCCTGCACCTGGCCATCGGCCTGCTGGCCGCGCTGCACCAGGCCACGCGCACCGGCCAGGGCCAGTACGTGGAGGTCGCGATGATGGACGGCGTGATGAACCTCTGCCGCGTGAAGTTCCGCGACCACCAGCGCCTCACGCGCCAGTCGCTCGCCGAATTCTCCGTGCCGACGTACCAGAACATGGGTGACGTGCCGCGCGCGGGCAACGATTCCGGCGGCGGCCAGCTCGGCAACGCCGTGCACTGCAAGCCGCACGGCGCCAACGACTATCTCTACGTGGTCGTCCAGGAAGCAGTGTGGACGGCACTGGCCAACCGCATCGGCCCGGATGTCGGCGTTCCCGACCTCGCCGCCGACCCGCGCGTGGCCACGATCGTCGAGCGCCGCAAGAACCAGCAGCTCGTGTGGACGCTGCTCAACAAGTTCGCCGAGAAGTACACCAAGCGCGAGCTGATGGCGATCCTGAATCCCCTCGACGTTCCGTGCGGGCCGATCATGTCCACGACGGACCTCGCGACCGACGAGCACGTGAAGGGCCGCGACATGTGGGTCGAGCTGGACCACCCGCAGCGCGGCAAGTGGTTCAACGTCGGCATGCCGATCAAGCTCTCGGCCTCCCCGGCGAAGATCGAGCGCAGCCCGCTCCTGGGCGAGCACACCGACGACGTGCTGAAGAACGTGCTCGGCTACGACGACGCGAAGGTGAACTCGCTGAAGGGCGCGGGTGCCTTCTCCGCGCCGCCGAAGAAGGCCGCATAG
- the oxc gene encoding oxalyl-CoA decarboxylase — protein MATVTPPVAAAPAAAPAHPVSSQSAAPAPSETIDGFHLLIEALKLNGIDTIYGLPGIPITDLTRMLQAEGLRMLSFRHEQNAGYAASIHGFITQSPGICLTVSAPGFLNGLNSLAHATTNCFPMILISGSSEREIVDLQQGDYEEMDQLAIAKPVCKAAYRVLHAEDIGVGIARAIRAAVSGRPGGVYLDLPAKLFAQTMEAAAGRSTLIKVVDAAPAQIPGADAVARAVDMLKGAKKPLILLGKGAAYAQCDAQIRKLVESTGIPYLPMSMAKGLLPDTHEQCASAARSFVLPEADVVLLIGARLNWLLSHGKGKTWGGNGHKGWGKQKFIQVDISPQEADSNVKIDAPLVGDIASCVAELQKAVDKSWAKPPKEWTDAVSAKKNGNIAKMAETLAKNPSPMNFHSALNVVRDIIKANPDAMLVNEGANALDFTRSIVDMYKPRKRIDVGTWGIMGVGMGYCVAAAAATKQQVIAIEGDSAFGFSGMEVETICRYDMPVCIVIMNNNGVYKGTDVDPTGRDPAPTVFVKGARYDKIIEAFGGVGVHATTTAELRSAMEQAIKSRKPTLINAVIDETAGTESGRITSLNPNAAKKK, from the coding sequence ATGGCAACCGTCACCCCGCCCGTCGCCGCTGCACCTGCCGCTGCGCCGGCCCACCCGGTGAGCAGCCAGAGCGCCGCCCCCGCCCCGTCGGAGACGATCGACGGCTTCCACCTGCTGATCGAGGCCCTGAAGCTGAACGGCATCGACACGATCTACGGCCTGCCGGGCATCCCGATCACGGATCTCACGCGCATGCTGCAGGCCGAGGGGCTTCGCATGCTGTCGTTCCGCCACGAGCAGAACGCGGGCTACGCCGCCTCCATCCACGGCTTCATCACGCAGTCGCCGGGCATCTGCCTCACGGTTTCGGCCCCGGGCTTCCTGAACGGCCTGAATTCCCTCGCGCACGCCACGACCAACTGCTTCCCGATGATCCTCATCTCGGGCTCCTCGGAGCGCGAGATCGTCGACCTCCAGCAGGGCGACTACGAGGAGATGGACCAGCTCGCCATCGCCAAGCCCGTCTGCAAGGCCGCCTATCGCGTCCTGCACGCCGAGGACATCGGCGTGGGCATCGCGCGGGCGATCCGTGCTGCCGTCTCCGGCCGTCCGGGCGGCGTGTACCTCGACCTGCCCGCCAAGCTCTTCGCGCAGACGATGGAAGCCGCCGCCGGCCGCTCGACGCTGATCAAGGTCGTCGATGCCGCACCGGCGCAGATCCCGGGCGCCGACGCCGTGGCCCGCGCGGTCGACATGCTCAAAGGCGCGAAGAAGCCCCTGATCCTCCTCGGCAAGGGTGCCGCCTACGCGCAATGCGACGCGCAGATCCGCAAGCTCGTCGAATCCACCGGCATCCCGTACCTCCCGATGTCGATGGCCAAGGGTTTGCTGCCGGATACGCACGAGCAATGTGCGTCCGCGGCCCGCTCCTTCGTCCTGCCGGAAGCCGACGTCGTGCTGCTGATCGGCGCGCGCCTGAATTGGCTGCTTTCGCATGGCAAGGGCAAGACCTGGGGCGGCAACGGCCACAAGGGCTGGGGCAAGCAGAAGTTCATCCAGGTCGACATCTCGCCGCAGGAAGCCGACAGCAACGTGAAGATCGATGCCCCGCTGGTGGGCGACATCGCCTCCTGCGTCGCGGAGCTGCAGAAGGCCGTCGACAAGAGCTGGGCCAAGCCGCCGAAGGAATGGACGGACGCGGTGTCCGCCAAGAAGAACGGCAACATCGCGAAGATGGCCGAGACGCTCGCCAAGAACCCCTCGCCGATGAATTTCCACAGCGCGCTGAACGTCGTGCGCGACATCATCAAGGCGAATCCCGATGCCATGCTCGTGAACGAGGGCGCCAACGCGCTCGACTTCACGCGCTCCATCGTGGACATGTACAAGCCCCGCAAGCGCATCGACGTCGGCACCTGGGGGATCATGGGCGTCGGCATGGGCTACTGCGTGGCCGCCGCGGCCGCCACGAAGCAGCAGGTGATCGCGATCGAGGGCGACAGCGCCTTCGGCTTCTCCGGCATGGAGGTCGAGACGATCTGCCGCTACGACATGCCCGTGTGCATCGTCATCATGAACAACAACGGCGTGTACAAGGGCACGGACGTCGATCCCACGGGCCGCGACCCGGCGCCCACGGTGTTCGTGAAGGGTGCACGCTACGACAAGATCATCGAGGCCTTCGGTGGCGTGGGCGTCCACGCCACCACGACAGCGGAGCTGCGCTCGGCGATGGAGCAGGCGATCAAGTCGCGCAAGCCCACGCTCATCAACGCAGTCATCGACGAAACAGCGGGAACGGAGAGCGGGCGCATCACCTCCCTCAACCCGAACGCTGCTAAAAAGAAATAA
- a CDS encoding TerC family protein, which produces MGIETAEFWTALLKIIGVNIVLSGDNAVVIALAARSLPPRQQKQAIIWGSGAAIIMRIVLTLFAVALLELHWLKLIGSVLLLWIGVKLLLPEDGEEHIESSNNLMVAIRVILIADLVMSLDNVIAVAAAAGGHWGLLMIGLGISIPLVIFGATLLLKVMERWPIIITIGAGLLGFVAGEMAWEDGAIAGFTQQFAPATKYAVAAAGAIFVVGLGRLLAGRTLRNAAARHLESQGAHPEPAKSPDSAR; this is translated from the coding sequence ATGGGCATTGAGACCGCTGAATTCTGGACCGCGCTGCTGAAGATCATCGGCGTGAACATCGTGCTCTCCGGCGACAACGCCGTGGTGATCGCGCTTGCCGCGCGTTCGCTGCCGCCACGCCAGCAGAAGCAGGCCATCATCTGGGGCTCGGGCGCCGCGATCATCATGCGGATCGTGCTCACGCTCTTCGCGGTGGCGCTGCTCGAGCTGCACTGGTTGAAGCTGATCGGCTCGGTCCTGCTGCTGTGGATCGGCGTGAAGCTGCTCCTGCCCGAGGACGGCGAGGAGCACATCGAATCGTCCAACAACCTCATGGTCGCGATCCGCGTCATCCTGATCGCCGACCTCGTGATGAGCCTGGACAACGTGATCGCCGTCGCGGCCGCCGCGGGCGGGCACTGGGGCCTGCTCATGATCGGCCTCGGCATCTCGATCCCCCTCGTCATCTTCGGCGCCACGCTGCTGCTGAAGGTGATGGAGCGCTGGCCGATCATCATCACCATCGGCGCCGGCCTGCTGGGCTTCGTCGCCGGCGAGATGGCCTGGGAAGATGGCGCCATCGCCGGATTCACGCAGCAATTCGCGCCCGCGACGAAGTACGCCGTGGCCGCCGCAGGAGCGATTTTCGTGGTCGGGCTGGGCCGGCTGCTGGCGGGACGCACGCTGAGAAACGCGGCCGCCAGGCATCTGGAGAGCCAGGGCGCGCATCCGGAGCCGGCGAAGTCGCCGGATTCGGCCCGCTAG
- a CDS encoding tripartite tricarboxylate transporter TctB family protein, whose protein sequence is MDETGHEKAVGSVRVWEVVVACLFLVAGALVVYDSRRLGSTWGSDGPQAGYFPFYIGVMIIIASVINLVTAIGAKAKDAGDKAFVTREQLRMVLIVMVPYAIYVVLISNPVYSLGIYEASVIFIAAFMRYLGKYTWLKIGVVSVATMVAFFLMFEVWFKVPLPKGPIEALLGFQ, encoded by the coding sequence ATGGACGAGACGGGCCACGAGAAGGCCGTGGGATCGGTTCGCGTGTGGGAGGTCGTCGTGGCGTGTTTGTTCCTCGTCGCGGGCGCGCTCGTGGTCTACGACAGCCGCCGGCTCGGCTCCACCTGGGGTTCCGACGGGCCGCAGGCCGGCTACTTCCCGTTCTACATCGGCGTGATGATCATCATCGCCTCGGTGATCAACCTGGTCACCGCGATCGGCGCCAAGGCGAAGGACGCGGGCGACAAGGCCTTCGTCACCCGCGAGCAGCTGCGCATGGTGCTGATCGTCATGGTGCCGTACGCGATCTACGTGGTGCTGATCTCGAATCCCGTCTATTCCCTGGGCATCTACGAGGCGTCGGTGATCTTCATCGCCGCCTTCATGCGCTACCTCGGCAAGTACACGTGGCTCAAGATCGGCGTGGTCTCCGTGGCGACCATGGTCGCCTTCTTCCTCATGTTCGAGGTGTGGTTCAAGGTACCGCTGCCGAAGGGCCCCATAGAGGCCCTCCTCGGATTCCAGTGA
- a CDS encoding Crp/Fnr family transcriptional regulator: MTLLANHPQRSEIRDLLLRNIVLRRLDAKAFDELESDLAIVDYRKGDVLLSQGAHEMEQYFVLDGVLKRVVASPEGKEMILRFAKEDDMDTSYAAWKLRTPAPYSIRAVTKARVAKMPLPQWAAFLDRHVELKDDFEYEVMHLMSEVMAHTITLHLLDAPGRVHRFSRKHPELAERVPKKELASYLNLSAETLSRLKHAGKI, encoded by the coding sequence ATGACCCTTCTCGCCAATCACCCCCAACGGAGCGAAATCCGCGACCTCCTGCTGCGGAACATCGTCCTCAGGCGCCTGGACGCCAAGGCGTTCGACGAGCTCGAATCCGACCTGGCGATCGTCGATTACCGCAAGGGCGACGTGCTGCTCTCCCAGGGCGCCCACGAGATGGAGCAGTACTTCGTCCTGGACGGGGTCCTGAAGCGCGTGGTGGCGAGCCCCGAGGGCAAGGAGATGATCCTGCGCTTCGCCAAGGAAGACGACATGGACACGAGCTACGCGGCCTGGAAGCTGCGCACGCCCGCGCCGTATTCGATCCGCGCCGTGACCAAGGCCCGCGTGGCGAAGATGCCCCTGCCCCAATGGGCGGCGTTCCTGGACCGGCATGTCGAGCTCAAGGACGATTTCGAGTACGAGGTGATGCACCTGATGAGCGAGGTGATGGCCCATACCATCACGCTGCACCTGCTGGACGCCCCCGGGCGGGTGCACCGCTTCTCCCGGAAGCACCCCGAGCTGGCCGAGCGCGTGCCCAAGAAGGAGCTCGCCTCCTACCTCAACCTCTCGGCCGAGACGCTCTCGCGCCTCAAGCACGCCGGCAAGATCTAG
- a CDS encoding lytic transglycosylase domain-containing protein has product MGFTLTCIKTAVRLLACCTALSASIAFADALDADVIAAKEASRTGNVRALEAAKAKLAGHLLEAYPTYWLLNAPLERADPAQVQTFLARHADSPLADALRRDWLKQLGATGSWDAFRAEYPRLVGEDIDITCYAYRARLAAGDAEVFTEARSLFLAGREASASCDPVFAALADGKHIGPPEVFERLRKLLAANAMRDAKRTNALLPAGQQFNDKTLDRAGSDPAKFLAHEKSPIFNRATKELVIYAVARLARSKPEEAADRLVAVAGRLGPDELRYAWGQLAFQAAMIHHPRALAWYAEAGDAPLTDAQLAWKARAALRAGEWKTVLAAIQALSPEEARDGAWRYWRARALRELGSPEAAQALLTTLVREPNFYGLLAADQLGLSAAPAWEGYKPTEADLARVRAMPGIQRALTLYRLDLDTEAFREWFFAVRSLSDPDLLAAAELARQAGEPDRAINAADRTVAVHDFGQRYPVPHRDALAAASKVNGVDEAWMYGIIRQESRFVSEARSRVGATGLMQLMPSTARWVARQMSMPSFTPAMLSKPEVNVQMGTYYFKRVMGDLGGDPVLATAAYNAGPGRAKRWRDAKPLEGAIYAETIPFPETRDYVKKVLANTWFYTSRLTGKTTSMVNLAGTVPGRGATDAADAALAAAVP; this is encoded by the coding sequence GTGGGATTCACCTTGACTTGCATCAAGACCGCCGTGCGACTGCTCGCATGCTGCACTGCACTCAGCGCGTCCATTGCGTTCGCGGATGCGCTCGATGCCGACGTGATCGCCGCGAAGGAAGCCTCGCGCACCGGCAACGTGAGGGCGCTCGAGGCCGCGAAGGCGAAGCTTGCGGGACACCTGCTCGAAGCCTACCCAACTTACTGGCTGCTGAACGCGCCGCTCGAACGCGCCGATCCCGCCCAGGTGCAAACCTTCCTCGCGCGCCATGCCGACTCGCCGCTCGCCGACGCGCTTCGCCGCGACTGGCTGAAGCAGCTCGGCGCCACCGGGTCGTGGGACGCGTTCCGTGCGGAATATCCGCGCCTCGTGGGCGAGGACATCGACATCACGTGCTACGCCTACCGGGCGCGCCTCGCGGCGGGCGATGCCGAGGTCTTCACGGAAGCGCGCTCGCTCTTCCTCGCGGGGCGCGAGGCGAGCGCCAGCTGCGATCCGGTCTTCGCCGCGCTCGCCGACGGCAAGCACATCGGCCCGCCCGAAGTCTTCGAGCGCCTGCGCAAGCTCCTCGCGGCCAACGCCATGCGCGACGCCAAGCGCACCAACGCGCTGTTGCCCGCGGGCCAGCAGTTCAACGACAAGACGCTCGACCGAGCGGGGTCGGACCCCGCGAAGTTCCTCGCGCACGAGAAGTCGCCGATCTTCAACCGCGCCACGAAGGAGCTCGTGATCTACGCCGTGGCGCGCCTCGCGCGGAGCAAGCCCGAGGAGGCCGCGGATCGCCTCGTGGCCGTGGCGGGCCGCCTGGGTCCCGACGAGCTCCGTTACGCGTGGGGCCAGCTCGCTTTCCAGGCGGCGATGATCCACCACCCTCGCGCGCTCGCCTGGTACGCCGAAGCGGGGGACGCGCCGCTCACCGACGCGCAGCTCGCGTGGAAGGCGCGCGCGGCGCTGCGCGCCGGCGAATGGAAGACCGTCCTCGCGGCCATCCAGGCGCTCTCGCCCGAGGAGGCGCGTGACGGAGCGTGGCGCTACTGGCGCGCCCGGGCGCTCCGCGAGCTGGGGAGCCCCGAAGCCGCGCAAGCCCTGCTCACGACACTCGTGCGCGAGCCCAACTTCTATGGATTGCTCGCGGCGGACCAGCTGGGCCTTTCGGCCGCGCCGGCCTGGGAGGGCTACAAGCCCACGGAGGCCGACCTCGCTCGCGTTCGCGCCATGCCCGGCATCCAGCGTGCGCTCACGCTCTATCGGCTGGACCTCGACACCGAGGCGTTCCGGGAGTGGTTCTTCGCGGTGCGGTCGCTCTCCGACCCCGACCTCCTCGCGGCCGCGGAGCTGGCGCGCCAGGCGGGCGAGCCGGACCGCGCGATCAACGCGGCCGACCGCACCGTGGCCGTTCACGATTTCGGCCAGCGCTATCCGGTCCCGCATCGCGACGCGCTCGCGGCCGCCTCGAAGGTCAACGGCGTCGACGAGGCGTGGATGTACGGGATCATTCGCCAGGAAAGCCGCTTCGTGTCCGAAGCGCGCTCGCGTGTCGGCGCCACCGGCCTCATGCAGCTCATGCCCTCGACGGCGCGCTGGGTCGCGCGGCAGATGTCGATGCCGTCGTTCACGCCCGCAATGCTGAGCAAGCCCGAGGTCAACGTGCAGATGGGTACGTACTACTTCAAGCGCGTGATGGGCGACCTGGGCGGCGACCCGGTGCTCGCGACCGCCGCGTACAACGCCGGGCCGGGGCGCGCGAAGCGCTGGCGCGACGCGAAGCCGCTCGAAGGCGCGATCTACGCGGAGACGATCCCCTTTCCCGAGACGCGCGACTACGTGAAGAAGGTGCTCGCCAATACCTGGTTCTACACGAGCCGGCTCACCGGCAAGACCACGAGCATGGTCAACCTCGCGGGCACGGTGCCGGGGCGCGGCGCCACCGATGCGGCGGACGCGGCGCTGGCCGCGGCCGTGCCCTGA
- a CDS encoding tripartite tricarboxylate transporter permease, producing the protein MQELQNLIGGFQVALSWFNLMLMFAGIILGVIIGVLPGLGGANGVAILLPLTFSMASQPGGTTSAIILLSCIYWGALFGGAITSILFNIPGEPWSVATTFDGYPLAQKGRAGAALTSAFTSSFVGALVAVLLITFMAPLVAKFALRFGPPEFFSVYLLTFCAFVGMSKGSPFKTIAAMMLGFALAAVGTDTVTGQLRLTYGYMELLKGFDFLIAVIGLFGIGEILLTIEEGLEFKGAKAKLDMRVVIDTWKELPKYWKTSVRSSMVGCLMGIVPGGATPASFMSYGLAKKMSPDGAKFGTGMVEGVVAPETAAHAAGTSALLPMLTLGVPGSPTAAVLLGGLLIWGLQPGPLLFVEKADFVWGLIASMYLGNIVGLIVVLTCVPLFAAILRVPFAIIAPVILVICAIGAYTVHNSMFDVWLMLIFGVMGYVFKKLDYPLAPLVLALVLGDRAEDSFRQAMLGSQGDLSAFFSNGLVGTITTLSLLLLFWPLISMAMDVIRGRSANNGNGAN; encoded by the coding sequence ATGCAAGAACTCCAGAATCTCATCGGCGGCTTCCAGGTCGCGCTGTCATGGTTCAACCTGATGCTGATGTTCGCCGGGATCATCCTCGGCGTGATCATCGGCGTGCTCCCCGGGTTGGGCGGTGCCAACGGCGTGGCCATCCTGCTGCCCCTCACGTTCTCCATGGCCTCGCAGCCGGGCGGGACGACCTCCGCGATCATCCTGCTCTCGTGCATCTACTGGGGCGCGCTCTTCGGCGGCGCCATCACGTCGATCCTCTTCAACATCCCCGGTGAGCCCTGGTCGGTCGCGACGACCTTCGACGGCTATCCATTGGCGCAGAAGGGGCGAGCCGGCGCGGCGCTCACTTCCGCGTTCACCTCGTCCTTCGTGGGCGCGCTGGTGGCGGTGCTGCTCATCACGTTCATGGCGCCCCTGGTGGCCAAGTTCGCGCTGCGCTTCGGGCCGCCGGAGTTCTTCTCGGTCTACCTGCTGACGTTCTGCGCGTTCGTCGGCATGAGCAAGGGCTCGCCCTTCAAGACCATCGCGGCGATGATGCTGGGCTTCGCGCTCGCGGCCGTGGGCACCGACACGGTGACCGGGCAGCTTCGCCTCACCTACGGCTACATGGAGCTGCTGAAGGGCTTCGACTTCCTGATCGCGGTGATCGGCCTCTTCGGCATCGGCGAGATCCTCCTCACCATCGAGGAGGGCCTGGAGTTCAAGGGCGCCAAGGCCAAGCTCGACATGCGCGTCGTGATCGACACGTGGAAGGAGCTTCCGAAGTACTGGAAGACTTCCGTGCGCTCGTCGATGGTGGGCTGCCTGATGGGCATCGTCCCCGGCGGCGCCACGCCGGCGTCCTTCATGAGCTACGGCCTCGCGAAGAAGATGTCGCCCGACGGAGCGAAGTTCGGCACCGGCATGGTCGAAGGCGTCGTTGCTCCGGAAACCGCGGCGCACGCGGCCGGCACCTCGGCGCTGCTGCCGATGCTCACGCTCGGCGTGCCCGGGTCGCCCACCGCGGCCGTGCTGCTGGGCGGCCTGCTGATCTGGGGCCTGCAGCCGGGGCCGCTGCTCTTCGTCGAGAAGGCCGACTTCGTCTGGGGCCTCATCGCCTCGATGTACCTCGGCAACATCGTGGGCCTCATCGTCGTGCTCACGTGCGTGCCGCTCTTCGCGGCGATCCTGCGCGTGCCGTTCGCGATCATCGCGCCGGTGATCCTCGTGATCTGCGCGATCGGCGCGTACACGGTGCACAACTCGATGTTCGATGTCTGGCTCATGCTGATCTTCGGCGTGATGGGCTACGTCTTCAAGAAGCTCGACTACCCGCTGGCGCCGCTGGTGCTGGCCCTCGTGCTGGGCGACCGGGCGGAGGACTCCTTCCGCCAGGCGATGCTCGGCTCCCAGGGCGACCTCTCGGCGTTCTTCTCCAACGGCCTGGTCGGCACGATCACGACGCTCTCGCTGCTGCTGCTCTTCTGGCCGCTCATCAGCATGGCCATGGACGTCATCCGCGGGCGCAGCGCCAACAACGGCAACGGAGCGAACTGA
- a CDS encoding Bug family tripartite tricarboxylate transporter substrate binding protein, protein MKQRFFSLTRTAVALGAALTFLSPAFAAWEPTKTVEFIVPAGTGGGADQMARLIQSIIAKHNLMKQPMVVVNKGGGAGAEGFLDMKGAKGDPHKIVITLSNLFTTPLATGVPFNWKDLTPVRMMALDEFVLWVNAEAPYKSAKEYVDAVKAGGPNKFKMGGTGSKQEDQILTAAIEKQSGAKFTYIPYKGGGEVATQLVGKHVDSTVNNPIEAVAQWRAGALRPLCVFDTARMPYKEKVTKDMAWGDIPTCKEAGLDANYLMLRGIFMAGGATPDQIAYFVGVLDKVSQTPEWKKFIEEGAFNTTALKGKEYSDWVTQNESLHQNLMKEAGFLAK, encoded by the coding sequence ATGAAACAGCGCTTCTTCAGCCTTACCCGCACGGCGGTAGCCCTGGGCGCCGCCCTCACGTTCCTCTCGCCGGCCTTCGCCGCGTGGGAGCCCACCAAGACGGTCGAATTCATCGTCCCCGCCGGCACCGGCGGCGGCGCCGACCAGATGGCCCGGCTGATCCAGTCGATCATCGCCAAGCACAACCTCATGAAGCAGCCCATGGTCGTCGTGAACAAGGGCGGCGGCGCCGGAGCCGAGGGCTTCCTCGACATGAAGGGCGCCAAGGGCGACCCGCACAAGATCGTCATCACCCTCTCCAACCTCTTCACGACGCCGCTCGCCACGGGCGTGCCCTTCAACTGGAAGGACCTCACCCCGGTGCGCATGATGGCGCTGGATGAATTCGTGCTGTGGGTCAACGCGGAAGCCCCCTACAAGTCGGCCAAGGAATACGTCGATGCTGTGAAAGCGGGAGGCCCCAACAAGTTCAAGATGGGCGGCACCGGCTCCAAGCAGGAAGACCAGATCCTCACCGCCGCCATCGAGAAGCAGTCGGGCGCCAAGTTCACCTACATCCCCTACAAGGGCGGCGGGGAAGTGGCCACCCAGCTGGTCGGCAAGCACGTCGACTCCACCGTGAACAACCCGATCGAGGCCGTCGCCCAATGGCGCGCGGGGGCGCTGCGTCCCCTGTGCGTGTTCGACACGGCGCGCATGCCTTACAAGGAAAAGGTCACGAAGGACATGGCCTGGGGCGACATCCCCACCTGCAAGGAAGCGGGCCTGGACGCCAACTACCTCATGCTGCGCGGCATCTTCATGGCCGGCGGCGCCACGCCCGACCAGATCGCCTACTTCGTCGGCGTGCTGGACAAGGTGAGCCAGACGCCGGAATGGAAGAAGTTCATCGAGGAAGGCGCCTTCAACACCACGGCGCTGAAGGGCAAGGAGTATTCGGACTGGGTCACCCAGAACGAGTCGCTGCACCAGAACCTCATGAAGGAGGCGGGCTTCCTCGCGAAGTAA